The following proteins are encoded in a genomic region of Hippocampus zosterae strain Florida chromosome 2, ASM2543408v3, whole genome shotgun sequence:
- the atp5pb gene encoding ATP synthase F(0) complex subunit B1, mitochondrial, whose translation MLSRLVIVSANALKGSGPLGAGLVQVSRSLHASPQSRSPVPPLPEKGGKVRHGIIPEEFFQLLYPKTGVTGPYMLGTGLILYMLSKEIYVINHETFAAASIGAVIIYGIKKFGPSVAAFADKLNEDKVAKAQEVKDSAMTSLTQAIEDEKKEQWRVEGRSMLFDAKRNNVAMLLETNYRERLHMVTNEVKKRLDYQVALQDLQRRMAQEHMVNWVEKNVVSSITPQQEKESIAKCITDLKALAKTTQAKVAV comes from the exons CTAATGCCCTGAAAGGCAGCGGCCCCCTCGGAGCTGG CCTGGTCCAGGTGTCTCGCTCCCTGCATGCATCACCCCAGAGTCGATCCCCGGTGCCCCCTCTGCCGGAGAAGGGAGGCAAAGTTCGTCATGGCATCATCCCAGAGGAGTTTTTCCAACTCTTGTACCCTAAAACTGGAGTGACGG GACCCTACATGTTGGGCACCGGCCTCATCCTCTATATGCTTTCCAAGGAAATCTACGTCATCAACCACGAGACGTTTGCGGCTGCCTCCATTGGCGCCGTGATCATCTACGGCATCAAGAAATTCGGCCCGAGCGTTGCAGCTTTTGCCGACAAACTCAATGAG GATAAAGTGGCCAAAGCTCAGGAGGTGAAAGACTCGGCCATGACTAGCTTGACTCAGGCCATCGAGGATGAGAAGAAGGAACAGTGGCGAGTCGAGGGCCGATCGATGCTCTTCGACGCAAAGAGG AACAATGTAGCCATGCTGTTGGAGACCAACTACAGAGAGAGGCTACACATGGTGACCAACGAGGTGAAGAAGCGCCTGGACTACCAGGTTGCCCTGCAGGATCTTCAGCGCCGCATGGCTCAGGAGCACATGGTCAACTGGGTAGAGAAGAACGTTGTGAGCAGCATCACGCCTCAGCAG GAGAAAGAGAGCATCGCCAAGTGCATCACAGACCTGAAGGCTCTGGCCAAGACCACTCAGGCCAAAGTTGCCGTCTAA
- the eps8l3b gene encoding epidermal growth factor receptor kinase substrate 8-like protein 3b isoform X1, protein MLGNSRPFSYSPRGFPPEELPHSRWAFQQDNSRGSSPPRSQRNVSRLTPKSIYMQRKEYSEVLSKQPNNLNVRVEHLLTCELDGQQLTTVDDCVTKLKRLNAKGRLWPQEMILEAQGGYLLLLDTESQAELEALPLISIQQTKAVLDIFPYDSLLLITARERSKRFLQVFIFQCEEAGADLLKIDLDKLVQSDGGPVEPRREQPVMRSNLENLVGRQGPGSFQQAGPRAVQERNSPLPLERPFPHWTDREHGSSIQAAPRDEQRERPLPPPERPLPPPERPLPQWAQREPDIPPPPRFYAPQEEAKQHRDLDGPRGPPEVAELTDVERNTEIFNHVLNDLEIFMDKVLTATTATSLPVDKRKKKGVFVKKKDPRSPSARLPPDQEFISCLQKIKYGFNLLGLLDGSLRNTSASDYIHFFFSSLATILPHYHAHLPPTVLSPLLTEASLRLVRQVVSPEEDQIWRSLGDSWNIPRSRWPDDDVPPYIPEFYDGWRPPAPSHKPAQLPYQNGQVSRSSSQRFPSGRPDGNTKESRDHMRVVYDFMARNNRELTVMKGEVVEVVQRSKQWWLVRNNRAVEGNVPQNVLEPLRSGLPVEEMRPPRGPPTLDVVSSPAEVRAWLQYKGFAKITVASLGVLTGKMLLQMGKDEMRTVCPEEGAKVFFQLQAIKSAIALASEPSDPYDARY, encoded by the exons ATGTTGGGAAACTCTCGTCCGTTTTCGTATTCCCCACG GGGTTTCCCACCGGAAGAGCTCCCTCACTCGAGGTGGGCTTTCCAGCAAGATAATTCCAGGGGATCCTCACCGCCGAGGTCTCAGAGAAATGTGTCCAGACTGACTCCCAAgtccatataca TGCAAAGAAAGGAGTACTCGGAGGTGCTGAGCAAGCAGCCCAACAACCTTAACGTCAGAGTGGAG cacctGCTCACATGCGAGCTGGACGGCCAGCAGCTAACCACCGTGGACGACTGCGTGACCAAACTCAAGAGGCTGAACGCCAAAGGTCGCCTGTGGCCTCAAGAGATGATCTTGGAGGCTCAAGGAGGCTACTTGCTGCTCCTTGACACAGAGAGCCAA GCAGAGCTGGAGGCCCTACCGCTGATCAGCATCCAGCAGACCAAAGCTGTGTTGGACATCTTCCCTTACGACTCCCTGCTGTTGATCACCGCAAGGGAACGCAGCAAGCGCTTCCTCCAGGTCTTCATTTTCCAGTGTGAGGAGGCTGGG gcagaCCTCCTCAAGATTGACCTAGATAAACTTGTCCAAAGTGACGGCGGTCCTGTGGAACCACGCAGAGAGCAGCCAGTCATGAG GAGTAACCTTGAGAACCTCGTCGGCCGTCAAGGTCCTGGAAGCTTCCAGCAAGCTGGACCTCGTGCCGTGCAAGAAAGAAACTCACCACTGCCGCTGGAGCGGCCTTTCCCACACTGGACTGACAGAGAACATG GAAGTTCCATTCAGGCTGCACCTCGTGACGAACAGAGAGAAAGACCCCTGCCACCTCCGGAGAGGCCCCTGCCACCGCCAGAGAGGCCCCTACCACAGTGGGCCCAGAGAGAACCTG ACATTCCTCCTCCCCCTCGTTTTTACGCCCCACAAGAGGAAGCCAAGCAGCATCGTGATCTCGACGGACCCCGTGGCCCTCCAGAGGTTGCCGAACTGACAGATGTTGAGAGGAACACG GAAATATTCAACCATGTTTTGAATGATCTGGAGATCTTCATGGACAAGGTGCTCACTGCGACGACCGCGACCTCTCTGCCGGTTGACAAACGCAAAAAGAAAGGCGTGTTTGTCAAAAAGAAGGACCCGAGAAGCCCAT CTGCCCGTCTGCCCCCTGATCAAGAATTTATCTCCTGTCTTCAGAAAATCAAATATGGATTCAATCTGTTG GGCCTGCTGGATGGCTCACTGCGTAACACCAGCGCCTCGGACTACATCCACTTCTTCTTCAGCAGTTTAGCGACA ATTCTGCCTCACTACCATGCCCACCTGCCCCCGACCGTGCTTTCCCCACTGCTGACAGAGGCCTCCCTTCGGTTGGTCAGACAGGTGGTCAGCCCGGAGGAGGACCAGATCTGGAGGTCTCTGGGAGACAGCTGGAACATCCCTAG GTCTCGATGGCCCGATGATGACGTCCCGCCTTACATTCCAGAGTTCTACGACGGCTGGCGGCCGCCTGCCCCCTCGCACAAGCCCGCCCAACTCCCTTATCAGAACGGCCAAGTGAGCAGGAGCAGCAGCCAGCGCTTCCCGTCGGGACGACCCGACGGCAACACCAAGGAAAGCCGCGACCACATGCGGGTCGTTTATGACTTCATGGCTCGCAATAACAGGGAGCTCACTGTGATGAAGGGTGAAGTGGTTGAG GTGGTTCAGAGGTCCAAGCAATGGTGGCTTGTGCGCAACAATCGAGCGGTGGAAGGCAACGTTCCTCAGAATGTTCTGGAGCCTTTGAGGAGTGGCTTGCCTGTCGAGGAAATG CGCCCACCTCGCGGCCCCCCGACTCTTGACGTGGTCTCCTCACCTGCAGAGGTCAGAGCGTGGCTGCAGTACAAAGGCTTCGCCAAAAT CACCGTGGCCAGCCTCGGGGTGCTGACTGGGAAAATGCTGCTGCAGATGGGCAAGGATGAGATGAGGACTGTGTGTCCAGAAGAAGGAGCCAAAGTCTTCTTCCAACTTCAGGCTATTAAATCAGCTATTGCA CTTGCCAGCGAACCATCAGATCCATATGATGCCCGCTACTAG
- the eps8l3b gene encoding epidermal growth factor receptor kinase substrate 8-like protein 3b isoform X2, whose protein sequence is MRGFPPEELPHSRWAFQQDNSRGSSPPRSQRNVSRLTPKSIYMQRKEYSEVLSKQPNNLNVRVEHLLTCELDGQQLTTVDDCVTKLKRLNAKGRLWPQEMILEAQGGYLLLLDTESQAELEALPLISIQQTKAVLDIFPYDSLLLITARERSKRFLQVFIFQCEEAGADLLKIDLDKLVQSDGGPVEPRREQPVMRSNLENLVGRQGPGSFQQAGPRAVQERNSPLPLERPFPHWTDREHGSSIQAAPRDEQRERPLPPPERPLPPPERPLPQWAQREPDIPPPPRFYAPQEEAKQHRDLDGPRGPPEVAELTDVERNTEIFNHVLNDLEIFMDKVLTATTATSLPVDKRKKKGVFVKKKDPRSPSARLPPDQEFISCLQKIKYGFNLLGLLDGSLRNTSASDYIHFFFSSLATILPHYHAHLPPTVLSPLLTEASLRLVRQVVSPEEDQIWRSLGDSWNIPRSRWPDDDVPPYIPEFYDGWRPPAPSHKPAQLPYQNGQVSRSSSQRFPSGRPDGNTKESRDHMRVVYDFMARNNRELTVMKGEVVEVVQRSKQWWLVRNNRAVEGNVPQNVLEPLRSGLPVEEMRPPRGPPTLDVVSSPAEVRAWLQYKGFAKITVASLGVLTGKMLLQMGKDEMRTVCPEEGAKVFFQLQAIKSAIALASEPSDPYDARY, encoded by the exons ATGAG GGGTTTCCCACCGGAAGAGCTCCCTCACTCGAGGTGGGCTTTCCAGCAAGATAATTCCAGGGGATCCTCACCGCCGAGGTCTCAGAGAAATGTGTCCAGACTGACTCCCAAgtccatataca TGCAAAGAAAGGAGTACTCGGAGGTGCTGAGCAAGCAGCCCAACAACCTTAACGTCAGAGTGGAG cacctGCTCACATGCGAGCTGGACGGCCAGCAGCTAACCACCGTGGACGACTGCGTGACCAAACTCAAGAGGCTGAACGCCAAAGGTCGCCTGTGGCCTCAAGAGATGATCTTGGAGGCTCAAGGAGGCTACTTGCTGCTCCTTGACACAGAGAGCCAA GCAGAGCTGGAGGCCCTACCGCTGATCAGCATCCAGCAGACCAAAGCTGTGTTGGACATCTTCCCTTACGACTCCCTGCTGTTGATCACCGCAAGGGAACGCAGCAAGCGCTTCCTCCAGGTCTTCATTTTCCAGTGTGAGGAGGCTGGG gcagaCCTCCTCAAGATTGACCTAGATAAACTTGTCCAAAGTGACGGCGGTCCTGTGGAACCACGCAGAGAGCAGCCAGTCATGAG GAGTAACCTTGAGAACCTCGTCGGCCGTCAAGGTCCTGGAAGCTTCCAGCAAGCTGGACCTCGTGCCGTGCAAGAAAGAAACTCACCACTGCCGCTGGAGCGGCCTTTCCCACACTGGACTGACAGAGAACATG GAAGTTCCATTCAGGCTGCACCTCGTGACGAACAGAGAGAAAGACCCCTGCCACCTCCGGAGAGGCCCCTGCCACCGCCAGAGAGGCCCCTACCACAGTGGGCCCAGAGAGAACCTG ACATTCCTCCTCCCCCTCGTTTTTACGCCCCACAAGAGGAAGCCAAGCAGCATCGTGATCTCGACGGACCCCGTGGCCCTCCAGAGGTTGCCGAACTGACAGATGTTGAGAGGAACACG GAAATATTCAACCATGTTTTGAATGATCTGGAGATCTTCATGGACAAGGTGCTCACTGCGACGACCGCGACCTCTCTGCCGGTTGACAAACGCAAAAAGAAAGGCGTGTTTGTCAAAAAGAAGGACCCGAGAAGCCCAT CTGCCCGTCTGCCCCCTGATCAAGAATTTATCTCCTGTCTTCAGAAAATCAAATATGGATTCAATCTGTTG GGCCTGCTGGATGGCTCACTGCGTAACACCAGCGCCTCGGACTACATCCACTTCTTCTTCAGCAGTTTAGCGACA ATTCTGCCTCACTACCATGCCCACCTGCCCCCGACCGTGCTTTCCCCACTGCTGACAGAGGCCTCCCTTCGGTTGGTCAGACAGGTGGTCAGCCCGGAGGAGGACCAGATCTGGAGGTCTCTGGGAGACAGCTGGAACATCCCTAG GTCTCGATGGCCCGATGATGACGTCCCGCCTTACATTCCAGAGTTCTACGACGGCTGGCGGCCGCCTGCCCCCTCGCACAAGCCCGCCCAACTCCCTTATCAGAACGGCCAAGTGAGCAGGAGCAGCAGCCAGCGCTTCCCGTCGGGACGACCCGACGGCAACACCAAGGAAAGCCGCGACCACATGCGGGTCGTTTATGACTTCATGGCTCGCAATAACAGGGAGCTCACTGTGATGAAGGGTGAAGTGGTTGAG GTGGTTCAGAGGTCCAAGCAATGGTGGCTTGTGCGCAACAATCGAGCGGTGGAAGGCAACGTTCCTCAGAATGTTCTGGAGCCTTTGAGGAGTGGCTTGCCTGTCGAGGAAATG CGCCCACCTCGCGGCCCCCCGACTCTTGACGTGGTCTCCTCACCTGCAGAGGTCAGAGCGTGGCTGCAGTACAAAGGCTTCGCCAAAAT CACCGTGGCCAGCCTCGGGGTGCTGACTGGGAAAATGCTGCTGCAGATGGGCAAGGATGAGATGAGGACTGTGTGTCCAGAAGAAGGAGCCAAAGTCTTCTTCCAACTTCAGGCTATTAAATCAGCTATTGCA CTTGCCAGCGAACCATCAGATCCATATGATGCCCGCTACTAG
- the LOC127595702 gene encoding glutathione S-transferase Mu 3-like encodes MKLAYWDIRGLAQPIRLLLEYTGTTYEDKLFCCGEAPNYDKSCWFDVKPNLGMDFPNLPYLEDGDRKIVQSNAIMRYIARKYNLCGENEDEIVRVDILENQAMDFRNGFVRLCYTDFDKMKPEYLEQLPDLLRQFSKFLGDRKWFAGDKITFVDFIMYELLDQHRMFHPTCMDEFKNLRDLLHRFEALDKIAAYMKSNRFIKTPVNNKMAKWGNKKE; translated from the exons atgaaactagCTTACTGGGATATTCGTGGG TTGGCCCAGCCTATCCGCTTGCTGCTGGAGTACACTGGGACGACCTATGAGGACAAGCTTTTTTGCTGCGGCGAAG CTCCCAACTATGACAAGAGCTGCTGGTTTGATGTGAAGCCCAACCTTGGCATGGACTTCCCCAAT ctACCCTACTTGGAGGATGGAGACAGGAAAATCGTGCAGAGCAATGCAATCATGAGATACATTGCTCGGAAGTACAACTTGT GTGGAGAGAATGAGGATGAGATAGTCCGTGTGGATATATTGGAGAACCAGGCCATGGACTTTCGGAATGGCTTTGTGAGGCTGTGTTACACCGATTTT GACAAGATGAAGCCAGAGTACTTGGAACAGCTGCCGGATctactccggcagttctccaaGTTCCTGGGAGACCGAAAATGGTTTGCTGGTGACaag ATTACTTTTGTAGACTTCATCATGTATGAGTTGTTGGACCAACACAGGATGTTTCATCCCACCTGTATGGATGAGTTTAAGAACCTCAGAGACCTTCTGCATCGCTTCGAG GCACTCGACAAGATTGCAGCCTACATGAAATCCAACAGATTCATCAAGACCCCCGTCAACAACAAGATGGCCAAATGGGGCAACAAGAAAGAGTAA